One Clarias gariepinus isolate MV-2021 ecotype Netherlands chromosome 5, CGAR_prim_01v2, whole genome shotgun sequence genomic region harbors:
- the desma gene encoding desmin a isoform X1, with amino-acid sequence MSKTYSSSAETASSYRRTFGSGLGSTMSSSMFGRGSSGTSRVSSRVYEMTKTSSPLYSSHRSGASSFAYGGAGKHSYAGSGEKLDFSLADAMNQDFLHTRTNEKAELQHLNDRFASYIEKVRFLEQQNQGLVVEIERLRGREPTRIAEMFEEEMTELRRQVDALTNQRARVEVERDNLADDLQKLKLRLQEEIHQKEEAENNLSAFRADVDAATLARLDLERRIESLHEEIAFLKRIHEEEIRELQNQMQETQVQIQMDMSKPDLTSALKDIRGQYEAIAAKNISEAEEWYKSKVSDLNQAVSQNNDALRKAKMEMTEFRHQIQSYTCEIDSLKGTNESLMRQMREMEERSGHEAGGYQDTIARLEAEIAKMKDDMARHLREYQDLLNVKMALDVEIATYRKLLEGEESRISLPPQTYSALSFREMSPEQYSQPRSSEVHSKKTVLIKTIETRDGESKMSREAMSAMSAQCVSLAATPFCLLSHTSFTLPNVSLENPTPLF; translated from the exons ATGAGCAAGACCTACTCCTCATCTGCTGAGACGGCCTCTTCCTATCGTCGTACCTTTGGTTCAGGTTTGGGCTCAACCATGTCCAGCTCTATGTTTGGCCGAGGCTCTTCTGGCACTtcccgtgtttcctccaggGTCTATGAAATGACCAAGACCTCCTCCCCTCTTTACTCAAGCCATCGCTCCGGAGCATCCTCCTTCGCCTATGGTGGAGCTGGGAAACACTCCTATGCAGGTTCGGGTGAGAAGCTGGACTTCAGCCTGGCTGATGCCATGAACCAGGATTTCCTGCACACACGCACCAATGAGAAGGCCGAGCTGCAGCACCTGAATGACCGCTTTGCCAGTTACATTGAGAAGGTGCGCTTCCTTGAGCAGCAGAACCAGGGCCTGGTTGTAGAGATTGAGCGCTTGAGGGGTCGTGAGCCCACACGTATTGCTGAGATGTTCGAGGAGGAGATGACGGAGCTGCGTAGGCAGGTGGATGCTCTGACCAACCAGAGAGCTCGTGTAGAGGTGGAGCGTGACAACCTGGCTGATGACCTACAGAAACTTAAGCTCAG ACTTCAAGAGGAGATCCATCAGAAAGAAGAGGCTGAGAATAACCTCTCTGCTTTCAGAGCT GATGTTGATGCCGCCACTCTTGCCAGGCTGGACCTGGAGCGACGCATTGAGAGCCTACACGAGGAGATTGCCTTCCTCAAGAGGATCCATGAGGAG GAAATCCGTGAGTTGCAGAACCAGATGCAGGAGACTCAGGTCCAGATCCAAATGGACATGTCTAAGCCTGACCTTACCTCTGCTTTGAAGGACATCCGTGGCCAGTATGAGGCCATTGCAGCGAAAAACATTTCAGAAGCAGAGGAGTGGTACAAGTCTAAG GTATCAGATCTGAACCAAGCCGTGAGCCAGAACAACGATGCATTAAGAAAGGCCAAGATGGAGATGACGGAGTTCCGCCACCAAATCCAGTCCTACACTTGCGAGATCGATTCCCTCAAGGGCACT AATGAGTCTCTGATGAGGCAGATGAGAGAGATGGAAGAAAGGTCGGGCCACGAGGCTGGCGGTTACCAGGACACCATTGCTCGACTGGAGGCTGAGATTGCCAAAATGAAAGATGACATGGCTCGTCACCTTCGCGAGTACCAGGATCTTCTTAATGTCAAGATGGCCCTGGATGTGGAGATCGCCACATACAGGAAGCTGCTGGAGGGAGAGGAGAGCAG GATCTCTCTGCCTCCGCAGACGTATTCCGCTTTGAGCTTCAGAG AGATGAGTCCAGAGCAGTACTCACAGCCACGTTCCTCTGAGGTCCACTCCAAGAAAACAGTTTTGATCAAGACCATAGAGACCCGTGATGGAGAg TCTAAAATGTCTCGTGAGGCAATGAGTGCCATGAGCGCTCAGTGTGTAAGTTTAGCAGCAACTCCATTTTGTCTTCTTTCTCACACCTCCTTCACACTTCCTAACGTTTCCTTAGAGAATCCAACCCCTTTATTTTAA
- the desma gene encoding desmin a isoform X2 translates to MSKTYSSSAETASSYRRTFGSGLGSTMSSSMFGRGSSGTSRVSSRVYEMTKTSSPLYSSHRSGASSFAYGGAGKHSYAGSGEKLDFSLADAMNQDFLHTRTNEKAELQHLNDRFASYIEKVRFLEQQNQGLVVEIERLRGREPTRIAEMFEEEMTELRRQVDALTNQRARVEVERDNLADDLQKLKLRLQEEIHQKEEAENNLSAFRADVDAATLARLDLERRIESLHEEIAFLKRIHEEEIRELQNQMQETQVQIQMDMSKPDLTSALKDIRGQYEAIAAKNISEAEEWYKSKVSDLNQAVSQNNDALRKAKMEMTEFRHQIQSYTCEIDSLKGTNESLMRQMREMEERSGHEAGGYQDTIARLEAEIAKMKDDMARHLREYQDLLNVKMALDVEIATYRKLLEGEESRISLPPQTYSALSFREMSPEQYSQPRSSEVHSKKTVLIKTIETRDGEVVSESTQHQQDVL, encoded by the exons ATGAGCAAGACCTACTCCTCATCTGCTGAGACGGCCTCTTCCTATCGTCGTACCTTTGGTTCAGGTTTGGGCTCAACCATGTCCAGCTCTATGTTTGGCCGAGGCTCTTCTGGCACTtcccgtgtttcctccaggGTCTATGAAATGACCAAGACCTCCTCCCCTCTTTACTCAAGCCATCGCTCCGGAGCATCCTCCTTCGCCTATGGTGGAGCTGGGAAACACTCCTATGCAGGTTCGGGTGAGAAGCTGGACTTCAGCCTGGCTGATGCCATGAACCAGGATTTCCTGCACACACGCACCAATGAGAAGGCCGAGCTGCAGCACCTGAATGACCGCTTTGCCAGTTACATTGAGAAGGTGCGCTTCCTTGAGCAGCAGAACCAGGGCCTGGTTGTAGAGATTGAGCGCTTGAGGGGTCGTGAGCCCACACGTATTGCTGAGATGTTCGAGGAGGAGATGACGGAGCTGCGTAGGCAGGTGGATGCTCTGACCAACCAGAGAGCTCGTGTAGAGGTGGAGCGTGACAACCTGGCTGATGACCTACAGAAACTTAAGCTCAG ACTTCAAGAGGAGATCCATCAGAAAGAAGAGGCTGAGAATAACCTCTCTGCTTTCAGAGCT GATGTTGATGCCGCCACTCTTGCCAGGCTGGACCTGGAGCGACGCATTGAGAGCCTACACGAGGAGATTGCCTTCCTCAAGAGGATCCATGAGGAG GAAATCCGTGAGTTGCAGAACCAGATGCAGGAGACTCAGGTCCAGATCCAAATGGACATGTCTAAGCCTGACCTTACCTCTGCTTTGAAGGACATCCGTGGCCAGTATGAGGCCATTGCAGCGAAAAACATTTCAGAAGCAGAGGAGTGGTACAAGTCTAAG GTATCAGATCTGAACCAAGCCGTGAGCCAGAACAACGATGCATTAAGAAAGGCCAAGATGGAGATGACGGAGTTCCGCCACCAAATCCAGTCCTACACTTGCGAGATCGATTCCCTCAAGGGCACT AATGAGTCTCTGATGAGGCAGATGAGAGAGATGGAAGAAAGGTCGGGCCACGAGGCTGGCGGTTACCAGGACACCATTGCTCGACTGGAGGCTGAGATTGCCAAAATGAAAGATGACATGGCTCGTCACCTTCGCGAGTACCAGGATCTTCTTAATGTCAAGATGGCCCTGGATGTGGAGATCGCCACATACAGGAAGCTGCTGGAGGGAGAGGAGAGCAG GATCTCTCTGCCTCCGCAGACGTATTCCGCTTTGAGCTTCAGAG AGATGAGTCCAGAGCAGTACTCACAGCCACGTTCCTCTGAGGTCCACTCCAAGAAAACAGTTTTGATCAAGACCATAGAGACCCGTGATGGAGAg GTTGTCAGTGAATCCACACAGCACCAGCAGGACGTCCTGtag